The Hordeum vulgare subsp. vulgare chromosome 4H, MorexV3_pseudomolecules_assembly, whole genome shotgun sequence genomic interval aacaaaaaaccaGAAATTGGGTCAACAATTGATTCAGCGGTCTGTGTGACTCAATGGATACAGAGAGCAAGAAAGCATAGAAAAATTCAATTTGTTGAACCGACAGTTTTGTAAAACATATTTCGATTGTCGTTGGAGAATGATTGTCTATCATGTACCACAGAAAATAGTAACAAGAATTATTCTTCATAAAGACACTTCGTACAAAAGAAGCAGTTGGTGTCTTTGATCTGCAAATATAATTAATAAACTAAGGTTACACGAATCAAATTGTACCATGCCTACGGAATATTATTCCCTTTGTGAATACTGAATACTAGGCAAATGTGTTCTCCAACAAGTAATATATATTCGTACCTTTTGATCAGACAGCGTCTTGGAGTCATCCAATATATTATTGGTAGCCAACAAGATCAACCTCTAGTTATTAGGAGGGTGGTGTGTTATCGACTGCAACTTCTGTTTGATATTCAAAATTGTCTCTGTTGGATCACACTGTATGAAGTAGGTAGTCTTGTTCCGCTTGACTCGGATATACATGCTTGCAACCCTGCATCAGAGAGATATGCCCAGAATCATCAGCCAAACAGGGATATACCATGCTTACCTATCTAAAGCAATCTTCACTACTTGACGCGTTTTCAGATCATTATCTTGTTAAGCGTAAGATTTGCGTCTCAACATTCATATTCACAACTCTGCGGATCACAGAGTTTTTCTTTGGACATGCGAAAAGCGAAGATATTCACGGAAAGTACAATCTGCTGGAAAAGAACCAACAAATCCTACAGCAAGAGCAATACAGATCACCGAGCATGTGAGAGCTAAGACAATGGCTCCTTTAATCGGTCGTGGTGTCATGTATTCCACCTATTGTAGCAAAATCCCTAAGATTCTATTGCGCATGTAGGTTTTCGTCCCCTTTTCAGCTTATATACCCTCGCAGGATAATCTTACATGTGATTTCACAAAAAATTTACGAAGAGAAAATCTTAGCCTAAGGTGCACAAAACACCAAAGGCTAGTCATACTAGGATAAACAACACGGACGCAAGTGCGATAACTGAACTAATTATTTACTGCATGGGATTTTCTCTTTGTTAATTTTTGGTCTCCAACAAAGAAAAGGTACCGGCGCCCTCAAATCAGCGAATATCTAATGTAATTCCACGGGTTCTTCCGCCCCGACAGCACTAGCGCGGCGCCTCTCGGAACAATTTCCATGGCGACTGGTCAAGCACGAATACAAAAATCTGGATGTGATGGACGTTCTTCGAAGAAATAGTAAATCACTTGTAATCATAAGCTGCAACGAAATATCATACCGTGTGTACTTCACATACTATTCTACATGTCGAAACTGCTCCAGAAGAACACACTGGTGTGGATCCAGAGATAATGTTTTTTTCATCATCGTTATTGACAGAGGCAATTACATTGTCAATCAAAGCATGGCAATCACATAGGCCACATGCCATGAACGAATAGAAGTTGGAGACGATACAAACACGCGGTTCTATGAGCTGCAAGTCTGTCATACCGATGGCGAGCAGGGTTGGCTTCTTCAGCGGGCGACCTGTCTCATCGGGCTCCGGCTTCCGGCGCTGCACGATGTGGAGGTACACGGGGTTCTCCGACTTCTCAAAGTTCCACGCGACGTGCTCCCTCCCGAACCCCAGGAACGAGTTCATGTCCACGTACAGCCCGCCCTCCGACCTCTGCGACGCACGCACACGGAGAGGCGCCGCGCGTCAGACCCTAGCAGCCGCAATCGAGACGGAGCGTGGAGATGGAGGGGAGGGGGGCGGGTGGCTTACCGGGGTGTCGAAGGAGACGCAACACTCGTCCTTGTGGATGCGGTTGGTGGGCTCCGGGATGCGGACCTTGTTGAGGCTCGCGCGGCGGGAGATCCATGGCCACGGGCCGCGGCGGGCGAAACAGCTCGTCTCACGGCTACTTCCGAGCGCTGCTCGAACGCAAGGGGGGCTTGTCAGATTCGCTCGCGGAGGAAAGAGACGCACTTGCGCGATCTGTGCTTCGACTGCTGGCACgcgggggagggggagggctcgGTGGATCGGGCCGGAGTCGGTGGGGCGAGCAGGGGCGGAGGCGCGGCGCGGGGGTAGCCGCCCCGTACGCGGGGGACCTTGTCGCGGGGGGCGATTTTGACTTCGGTGGAGGGGGAGCCACCATGAGGGGAcgacgcggtggtggtggtgtggcggCACGGGGAGGAGAGGCGGATTAGGGAGAGAAAGAGTGGGAATCGGGGGAGAGGGCAGATTGGGGGCGTTAGTAGCCGTTCTCTTTGCCGCCCGCCATGTATCAAGCTGACGGCAGAGATGCctgggagcagacggcaaagaggtgccagccctttgccgtcagccttgtTTTTGTTTGCCTTctgtcagcagatggcaaagggctggcacctctttgccgtctgcctttgtgtcctttgccatctgccagctgacggtAAATAAAAGGTAGATGGCAAACCATCTCTATGCCAtgagccacctctttgtcgtgtgccacgtgtaagctgacggcaaagaagttctttGCCGACCGCCAGCGTACGACAAAGATTAGGCACATGGCAAATTATCTGTTTCCAGTAGTGTCTTgctcagattctttgagtacgtggatataaggactgaatttgaataacatttctaatttatttcttggcattctttgtggtacttatctccccctaatgccagaaatgtccttattgctgatgcaatcagcatacggcctatgaataattttgattgacggataaattgtCATTCCTCACTTAGATCACTAATTttctgtgagagcccattgatgtatgctggagtggtgatattggtatgtaaccgaattatcacagataggaaatactttgttgatttccacgtaattactaaaaggggaaagtagtatgctatgcagttggtatgatttatatcatacttacggtgtgtaatgtcgtatttgtctagcatgagactagtaaattacgattctataagtttggtcatattattaatttcattatctttgataagattttgaactaAACCATTATGTGTATTACATAATCTATTATGTATAATcagacattgcttgtgaaatgagttcaacgaagttgtccattcgaatggatttatcccttgtttaggataacttgctcttactttgagaatttgagcaattaatttagttatatcattcatggtttgtgtgacaagagacacattggaaatcattttataaatgtttccatgagtaccatgaagtatctgtataataccacataatggttgagtaatccacatatcttctgaatgtgttcaaggaagaatgagtggctcatttagaattgtaaggtgagagtgcCTTACATTAATTTCCCCTATCACACATGTGGTGCATATAAATCTGATGATTTGgaaaattttgcaacttgttaagttgtgatcAATAGAATTGTCCATAAttttctaatcaaccccaaaccaggattgtaaggcttataaccaaatattttgtaagatttagaaagttattttgtacgcaacaaaactaAGTATGAATTGATTTATACATTCAAAATgtatcaaatataatgtccaagaaataggatattggacattatactacatgtagtagtacaactataggcaaacaatattttgggaataatcgggatattacatgaggtctcccatattactgaaaaaattgaattatgcaaacatatcataggcgcaaacgaattgatcattcttttattgcactatatttttggttctgcttctgatgaagatttgagaacatcatttaccagaatagtttctcgtcgtatgtttgcaaattttcaaatacccCAATGATcttatttgccttttaataaactcatggtgtggtttgaccatatgtttgagggtttggtagtcatatgtatgatatttatgtaaccacacatttgacaaacttaagAGTTGTCTCTGTGATCATTTGGAAATGATCAATTCCCAAATAAAAGATAATTTTGTCATTGGTTgtctttagcctccactttaatttgaattcctcatggttctattttgtgaccactaacttgcatagtattctcaatgctagcaaatatttgaagcacccgttgggtgaatatgatgattttaagaaataacatgtttcttTAACATGAAAATGGTAATACCATCTTAAGGAGATGTGAAGTGCATCAAGGGCTTTTCAACCCGATCTGCATATGAAAATGtcagatcatgagatctcaacttcaagttgattttatagttaccaaaattataagttgttataggcttgaggccttgaaaaattattgggtgatcattccaaatgtgctcatgGCAACATGTTActcttaagggaaatattcaaggtgaataaatattcatcAATTATGTACTCAGTTTGATaactaagtgaagttggtgatttataaaatgcatatgcacaTATTAGCTATTAAGATAATAGCCATGTCACATTTTTCCAAGATGGAGTTATAGTGGCAACAATGCGACATGTGGATATAATGACTGATGTCATGAATCATCTTAAAATAAATACTCCCACCAAATCATGCATTTGGTGTATTTGAAAATGTCAGCCATGTGTTACttgaaaatgctaatgcatttatttaatttactacTAGGAGTAAGTGGCAATAatgaataaatgatttgtttgggaACAATCATGGGcaaggtgatccttggtgaacctgggtgtatccttcaatacaacacatgcgatgaaattattgctaatgttttggaatTCTTTCTTAAGGAAGTGTGTGACTTGAGAGTGACTGCCAAAACGTATAGACTTTGTGTATTTCACATTGGTTAGTCGCTATGAAAGTATAATGACAATGTGATGTGGACCTTGTAAAAGTGTTGTGACACTTAATCATTGTCATAAATTATGCaatccatcttgatggatggacGACACTATAATTAAGAATAGTGTCGTAGGCtgcattgccatgtattttaccaatgtaatagaaggtaatcatACGTATATGCTAATATTTTCATAGTTTCCTATGATATATTCAAGAAAACGTGCAAGTataatatttactatgagagtaaaatattttagtgaacaacaacaatgaatgtTTTGGAGAAGCTAATTCTAGTACGACTGATGCCTTATAGTCATCtgtgtagacctcaatttatataggataacactttgaagataatcaccaatatggtgtagatctccgAGTAATAGAAAACATAACACGACTTTCATGAGTAGATGTTCATAtctctattaccttatgttatgctatatctaagaaaatcactttgaaggtaatcattTTGTAAAATTTACAAGATGTAGACCTCACAGTAATGATGGATAATCTGCAAAGGGTGCAGTAGATGCCAACAATACCTTGTGATTCGCAAAAAGAAAATTGGGTTAGTCATATTAAGTATGACACTTTATAATTCTTATTAGAACTTCATTAAGATTTGCAAGAAAAATTATTTCTATTGCAAAGTCGTAGTGGTTGTCACAAATTGCATGTAATGCTTAGGGAGTAGCGACAGAAGATGTCTTAAATTCCGAAGGAATATGATCTGGAATGTAAGCAAAACATTCTTTTGCAACAATATTATTacggtaatatatatatatatacttataaAAGTTAATTTATATACTTACGCAAATACGCAAATATATGAAGACATGAGGTCTTGAAATGGCAATTTTACCCTTTGCAAAATAACATATAATTATGTTATATGTAATTTATGATGATCTAAGGTTCTCCCACATATACTCCTTAGAACGCAAATAGTAATAACTAGATGGCTAAATTATTGGAAATAGTAAGCCTGCGGGCTTCAACACAAGGATCAAAGAGTTAACCGGAGTGTTTGGATCTCTTGCCTGCTCACCTCGCTGGGCAAGGGTAGCCTTGTCAACCGAGGATAGCCAAATCGGCTCgctcacacaaaagagaaaaaaaaaactgaaaactacACGTAACGAGGCGAGTTGTCCAGGAACCAAACCCTTCGCTTTTTTTGCTTTGCGAGGCAAGGCAAGAACTTGCCCAGGAACCAAACGTGCCCTCTTACGTGCTGAAATAAGCCTGAGGGCCTAAAATAAATAATATAGATAAAAGGAGACTATATTGCAAAAAGTCCACAAGGGATAAGATCCCTTCTCTCTCCCGTGTTGGTACGCTTTCTCAACGCCATGGTGAGCAGCCATGGAAGTCCGCTGCAGCGATCCGCGCCAGAGGGCGCCTCTGCTTCATGCCAGAGGGTGCTGCAGCCGCTGGCTTCCGCGCCGCACGCCCGCGCCTGAGGGGCGTCGTTGCCTGGAGGCGGCTCCGTGACGACGAGCCAGTGCTCGAAGTCGCAGCCGTCGAGGAGGATCGTCTCCTTGGGCTGGCAGTTGCTCCAGTTCGGGGACGAGTCCCACAACGACGAGTTGGCGGGCTGCGTCGCGAATCGCCTCGCCGCCGCCCAGGGCGCCGCAGCGGGGGACGGGACCAGCGCGGCCAGGAGGAGGCTCCCCGCGGCGGCGAGCGTGGAGGGGCGAGGCCCTAGAGAGGAGGATCGCGCGCGACGCCGACGCCATGGTGGATAACGCTAGCAGGCAGGAGATTGGGGAAATGGGGTGAGGAGGGACCACGCgctccctcgtcttcctctaaGGAGGAACCGCAGAGAAGGCCGGGCGGGGAGCGCGGCACACGGCCTGGCGCAGATGAGCGCGACCACGGCCAGGCAGCGGCCTGGCGCAGAGCAGGCGCACGCGAGGGCGGCCACGGCGTGGCGCGGCCTGGTCCTGCGCGACCACGACCAAGCGCGGGCAGTGAGGCCATGGCAGGGACGGGCGGGGCTGGCGGCGGCCTCGCGAGGAGCGCGGCGCGGGCGGCTGCGTCCTGCGGAATCCAACGCCATGGGCGACTGGTTTTCTTCTTACCTTTTGCCTGTTTTTCTTTCTTTGTGTTCTTCTCGATCTCGAAATCGCTCAGATATAgagcgtgctgataacgtgttagagtaaaacgagattgaatgaaagtgaatggaccAGCAGTCCTTTTTCTATTGATTCtgaagtatatatacatctgaaAGAGGTGCGAAAAAGAAGTGTCTGTTCGGATGCAAACCTCGAGAACAGGTGCCTGTTGACAATAGACACAAAGAAGAGACACGACTGTTCGGATTGGACATATCCCTTGAATTAATCTATTAATTAATTTCTAAAAGTGCCCATCGCGGTCTATTGGGCCTACTCCGGCGTGCACACGGCGCTGGGGAATTCGCGGCTCATGGACAAGTACCGGCTCAACACCAAAGACGAGGAGGACCGCAAGAACATGGTGTCCAAGCGCGCCGTCATCCTCAATGTCCTCATGCAGCTCGCCGCCCTCGCCCTGCTCACCATGGTACGTTAGTACTTAGTACTCATCTTATTTACGTCACTAGCCGGCATGCATGCACGTACGTCGTGAATTTGTGGAGCGACGACGGCGGCGAAGGCCGACGGCGTCTCACGGACGGCGGCGTACCTGACGGCGGCGGCCCGGATCGCGGCGGCCGTGCTGGTGTTCGACGCGTACCGGTACGCGTGGCACCGGCTGGCGCACCTCAACCGGTTCTTGTACCGGCACCTCCACCCGTGGCACCACCGCATCGTGGTGCCCTACGCGTTCGGCGCCATCTACGGCCACCCGGTCGAGGTCCTCATCGCCGACACGGCCGGCGCCTCGCTCGCCGTCCTCGTCACCGGCCTGTTGCCGTCGTCGCCGCGCGCCACGGCCATGTTCCTCACCCTGTGCACCGTGAAGGCCATCGACAACCACTGCGGCGTGTGCCTGCTGCCGCGCCGCCTGCAGTCGGTGTGGAACGGCGCCGCGTACCACGGCGTGCACCACCTGCCGCGCGGCGTCAGGTACAACTTCTCCGACCTCTTCTTCGTCACGTGGGACCATGTGTTCGGGACCCACATGCCCTACGCCGTCGAGGAGAGGCCCGGCGGCGACGGCCTCGtgctcaagccgctgccgcctccCAAGAACAACTAATTAATTAGTTAACGGCATGCTCGATCAAGAGGCATGCAGTCACGtattactcctactactactcctagttAGTATCGTTTTTTTTTTGTACTACTAGTTAGTATAGTTGTTATATGTAGATTAGCCAATAAGCACGCAAGCTGCATGTGTATGTACCTGtggcttgcatgcatgcatgcagctaCAAAACTGAGTACGTGATAGCCAGTGAGATGTGGGTGTTGAAGTCAGCGGGTAGACGTACGTGAGCCGGTCAAACTATTTGCTCGCTGCGCCGAGTGCCAACTACAACTACCATTTCTTTTCTATAGCATGCATGTTTTCAGTAATTTTGTGAGTCACTCTATGTAATATATGTATTCTATTCAATAAATAAAGTGTTGAAGTTTGCTTATTTAATTTGTTAGATAAATAAAGTGTTGAAGTTTGCTTATTTAATTTGTTAGAAAAAAAGAGAGTTCGGTTTGGATTGAATTGATCTGAGGTACTGGGAGCAAATTCcagttcaacctaagaaatgggaaGTCTGCTTGCTATGATTCAATTTCTGTTGTTTCGTTGACAGTTGGAGCTGCTCGTGGAATCAATCAACTTCCCAATTCAGATTGTTGTTGGTTGATTCTCACAATTTGGATATCGTACATGACAGAATAACGACTGCAGATCCTTTTAGAGTACGTCAAGTTTTTCTGGCCGTCTTCtttttgacccaaaggcaaaggtAGTCAATACTACGACAAAACTATTGTACGTATAGTCTAACGTCAAGGACACTTTGGGTAGTTTATTACCCTTTTatcaaaaatataaaatgtttttgGCAACTATAAGGGGACTGCTACGCGTCGGTCGGCGGATCTTTTAAAAAGATCCGCCGCCATGCGAGCCGTCGGATTTAACGGGATGCACCCTTTTTTACTTTGCAACACATACCTTGTTGCAGAAACTTGTGTAACAAAGGCTTTGTTGCAGAATTTTTACGCAATAAAGGTTGTGTTGCggttttttttgcaacaaagacaGTGTTGCGATTTTTTTTACAACATGAgcgttgtttcggaaaaaaacacAAACAATGTTGCAGAAAAATATTTacaatttttctttgtttttttttttgcaacatagGTGTTGTTGTAAAGGGTAAATTTGTAGCACACGTAATGTTACGGAAAGAGAGGTGTAAAGTATGCGTACACGCGTTGTACAGAGGAGGCGGTAGATCGCTCGTGTGTGATCTGCCAGCtgaaggtaagtatttccccaaCTACAACTCTATAAAAAcgtcttatactccctccgttcctaaatataagtctttttagacatttcactagagggctacatacggagcaaaatgaatgaatctatactttaaattatgtctatatacatctgtatgtagtccttttagtgaaacctcttaaaagacttatatttaggaacagaaggAGTATTTTGATAGAGAAGAGCAATATCAAAAGATATTTTATATTTTAATAGAGAGGGATACATATGGGGAAACGTTACTTTTCAACCGACGGATCCTGCTTTCGCGTCCACCGTCTCCTTTGTTCGCCACGTGGCCGGGCAGACGAGCACCCGTTTCCTGAAATAACTCCATTGTTTCAGGACGTTGTTCCTGCAACTTGGAAGTAGTTGCAGAACGAGGGACCCAGGCATGGCGACGACGGCTTCCACGggaagagctcgccggccgccccgccaccggccgcctcgccgcctagagctcgctggccgccccgccggccgtcccgccgcctagagctcgccggccgccccgccgccggcccgccgcctagagctcgccggccgccccgccgccggccgcctcgccgcctagagctcgccggccgccccgccggccgtcccgccgcctagagctcgccggccgccccgccgccggccgcctcgccgcctagagctcgccggccgccccgccccgccgccaagagctcgccggccgccccgccggccgcctcgccgccaagagctcgccggccgccccgccggccgcctcgccgcctagagctcgccggccgccccgccccgccgccaagagctcgccggccgccccgccggccgccccgtcgcctagagctcgccggccgccccgccgccaagagctcgccggccgccccgccgccaagAGTTTCCCTGCTCGCTAGGTAGTGGTTCTGCAacttgacctttgttgcaaaaattcctgaaacatgacctttgttgcaaaaagttCTTccgcaaaaacaaagaaaaaaatcctgcaacaagcaaattgtttctgaaactcgaccgttgtttcaggaattaacagatccaaagtttatttcttgcaacaaagcgaaagtttccgcAACTCGAGCGTCGTTTCAGAACCATGCGGTGGGGATGCCGGGCGTTAGATCGCCATCCGACGGCTAGCTAGGTGACGGATAATTTTTAGAAATCATCCGACGGATGCGTAGCGTTCCCCATACATATGTTACCACACCCTCACATTAAAGTAGGACTTAGAGAGAACCAGAAGAATCTTGTGACAATATGTGTTTGGTCGGGGTCCACGCCATTGCAAGCCTGACCTAACATGTGCCTTGTTCCTGCGTGACTTTTGTTTGGTTGGTGCCTTGGTTGAAAAAA includes:
- the LOC123450286 gene encoding sphinganine C4-monooxygenase 2-like translates to MQTSRTVPIAVYWAYSGVHTALGNSRLMDKYRLNTKDEEDRKNMVSKRAVILNVLMQLAALALLTMVPTTAAKADGVSRTAAYLTAAARIAAAVLVFDAYRYAWHRLAHLNRFLYRHLHPWHHRIVVPYAFGAIYGHPVEVLIADTAGASLAVLVTGLLPSSPRATAMFLTLCTVKAIDNHCGVCLLPRRLQSVWNGAAYHGVHHLPRGVRYNFSDLFFVTWDHVFGTHMPYAVEERPGGDGLVLKPLPPPKNN